AACTCCGTTCGCAAAAGGCAGTGGGGAAGCTCCAAGCTGTGGCTTGCTGTCAACTCATCCACCATCCCAGAGAGCTTGTGACTGTTTGCccctgggtctttttttttttaatatttatttgttatgtatacaatattctgtctgtgtgtatgtctgcaggccaaaagagtgcaccagacctcattacaggtggttgtgagccaccatatggttgccgggaattgaactcaggaccctttggaagagcaggcaatgctcttaaccactgagccatctctcccgccccctTCCCCTGGTTCTTATTGGGTCACGAATCCTAGAGACGACCACACCATGGGGCTGAGCTGCTCCAGTACAGTTGACTATCAGACTGAATTCTCACAACAGTATTTGGAaccttttttaaagctttctcaggtcttaTGTGAAAATACACGCCTCCCCATTGGATGCCACACGTAGgagatttttctgtcccaccagccagctcccaaataaataaaaagacttgttaattatgaaagcttggcaaATAGTTTagtcttgtttctaactagcttttaTGACTTAagtcaacccatttctattaatttactttctgcctcatAGCTTTATTATCTCCATACAGCCTATCCTGCTCATTCTGCATCTGCTTGAGACTctatcttcttcccagcatcctctctaccccccaaatcctgcctagttatcagccatttagctttttattaaactaatcacagtgacatatcttcacacagtataaaggaatatcCCACCACAACAAAATACACCCCAAActgggttggagaaatggcttccTTAGTTGGTGAGGCTTgacatgcaaacatgaggacctgagttcagatcttctTACAAAGCCGAGAGGGTTTGCAACCCTAACATGGGGTGGGTAGGACAGAGGCAGATCCAGTGAAGCTCACTGGGCAGCCTCAACTAGGGAGCCCCAATTCATAGatagacccagtctcaaaaaagtaaGGGGAAGTCATTCAACATCAACCTCTTTCCCTGACCCCTGaacacctacaccacacacacacacacattgaataaCGAAAAACAAATACTCATATTTTACAATGGGCATTTAACTGAGAATATATccagaatgaaaatgaaatgtggGATAAGATGCAGCAAaataccataaaaatattaaggcCTGACTTGAAGCAAATAGTAGTTGTTAGTCTAAATATGATGTAGTGAATTGAACCTAGGGACATTGAACTGAATCTACAGCTTATTATGGTGATGTCtacttttaaaagatgatttcTCTATGCTTATTTTTGGGGGAGGGTGGCAGCGGGTGTCATAGTGTTCTTGTGTAGTCAGAGAATTGAAGTCAGTTGATCACAGTTCGCTACAAGCACCTTGATCAGTTGAGTCATCTCATCAgttgggatttgtttgtttggttttcagggtttctctgtgtaacagctctggctgtcctggaaacttgCTTTGCAAGCCAGGTTGGCCTGGACCTCAgaaagctgcctgcctctgcctcctgagtgctggaattaaaggcgagcACCTGACCTTGTCCAGCCTAGAGTGTTGAAGGGCAAGAAGAGCTGATAATTTGTTAATGGAATGAAAAGCCTATTTCAGAAAAGTCAATGCTTTTCATGAAAGAGGAAGATGAAATGCACAATCATTCAAAGAAAGATGGGCCTATCAGATCGTTGTCTAAGGTTAAGACTGTTACATAAGAGACTATAAGCCTAATTATGAGAAACTGCTGAATGTTTTCTTATAttctatatttgtttatttggtatcTGTTGTCACAGTACCAGACTAACAGCTAAAAGTGGGGTGgctgtggtacacacctttagtcccagcacttaggaggcagaggcaggtgaggtatcttgagtttgaggccagcctggtctatatagtgagctccaagacagccaaggctacacaaagaaaccctgtctcgaaaacccaaataaataaataaacaaatagctaAAGTGGTTTACATCTTCCAGCCAGGCAGCTTTTGTAACTCCAAAGAAACCAGCAGGTACCTGCCAGCCCAAACCCCACGGGTTTCATCTCTTGCTGGCTGCCACCCACCACCATCTCACTACAAAGgctctggtctctgcttcttccctctGCCTACTTCTCACCAGAATTATCCCAAGTTTTTGAGAAACAGAGGAACCATTCCGGtagtagtttaaaaataaagtcttaacattgttaaaataacattcttagattttcttttactgtataatgtggattttttccctttttaacatgtttggaattttaaagattttcttaatttttaacgTTTTTCCTGAATATATGTCCATGGCATCTGTGTGTCTGGTTccatggaaggcagaagagggaatcagatctcctggaactagagttaagttgagagccaccatgtgggtgctaagatctaacctgggtcttctgaagagctgccagtgctctcaaccacggagccatttctctagtccctaGCTTTTTCTCTTACCAGCAGTGTTCCAATAGGTGCACAAGAAATTAAAGATAGCGAGGCATGGTAgtagatgcctttaatcctggcccttgggagacagagtcaggcatatCTTTGAGTGgaagcccaacctggtctacaaagcaagtccaggccagtcagggccacACGAGGAGATCTGgtctccagaaacaaaacaaagttaaaaatgaTATTGATAAAATGCTCCTTAAATCTATAATCGCCAAATTTAATTCAAGCTTTCAGAACAACCTTAAGATGATTGTATGCCTTCAGACTGGACTGAAGGAGGATAGTGGAAAGACTGCAAAACCGTTGATTGCCATTTGACAGGAACTCGGTGCCCTTCCACTGGTACTGCCCTTGCctgggaggccctgggttcaagtccaaCACTGAAACAAAAGGTAGAAATATGTTTGTAAGGTTAGGAAGCCAATGTACCAGTAAGGTGTAACTTGTAACAACAGGTTCATTGTTAGAACtaactaactctctctctttctctctgagacagggtgtctctgtagctttgggggcctgtcctggaactagctcttgtagagatcttgaactcagagatttgcttgcctcctgagtgctgtgattaaaggcatgtgtcaccaccgtcCTATTTTGGATTTTGTAAGAATAAActtttggggctagagagatggctcagtggttaatagcactgactgctcttccaaaggacccaggcacgatttccagcacccacacagccttctgtaactccagttccagaggatctgacaccttcacgcagacatacatgcaggcaaaacaccaatgcacataaaataaaaatcaacttaataaaaatactttataaaagaagaataagCAAGTTTCTTTTATACACCCATTTCCATACCTATAAAAGTAAAGGAAATAAGAATACTTATGTTAGAGTTGTTAATAGGGTTAAATGCACAATAGCTTATACATTAGACACTTTTTCCAAGTAAATAGTGGTTGCTGTGATTGACATTTTTCAATGATTCTTTGGACCTATTCATAATGTTATTTAGTGCTCCAAAAACAGGGTAGGTACTTGAATACTTTTAATccaacacaaatattttaaaactcctCCGGTAGTCATAGAGTACCACGCACACCAGCGGGCCACTTGGCACCAGAGGCTTTCGGGCCGAGGCCTGAGATGACTGGCTTCCCAGGGCCACGTGGCACTTGCTCCTGGTCTTTCCTGCCTGTCATTCTTCTTAGCCCAAAGGCAAATGAGCTGCACCGGCGCACAAGCCCGCCGACCTTAGCTGCACATACTTGCCGCTGCCGCCGGAGGGCGCTGGGAAATCGAGCTGCTGGGTGTCGTGAAAGTGTCGTGAAAGCGGCCTTCCTTGACGGTTCCGGGCCACCTGTAATAAGCGGGTCGTGCTGGAGTGTGGAAATTAGTATGGAGACATCCTTGCGGCTTGGGCATTGCCGGGTTCCCGCGGAGAAGCAGGCGGCCGGCGCCTGGGACTGCTGAGTTCTCTATTCCGATTGCACGGCAGCCGCAAGGCCATGCTGGCTTGGCGCGTGGCGCGCGGCGCGTGGGGGCCCCTTCGCGTGGCCGTTCGGCCGCCGGGGGCGCGGCTCGGCAGGGGCGGCTCCCGCAGGGCCCTGCTGCCGCCCGCGGCCTGCTGCCTGGGCTGCCTGGCCGAGCGCTGGCGCCTGCGTCCGGCCGCCTTCGCCTTGAGGCTGCCCGGCGCCGGCCCGCGGAACCACTGCTCCGGTGCTGGGAAGGCGGCGACCCCGGGGCCGGCGGCCGGAGGAGGCGCCACCGCACAGGCCCCGGGCGCCCCTTGGGGCCCGGCGAGCGCCGCCAGCCCGGTACGTACGAGAGTCGGCCGAGCAGGTGACGGGCTCGGCGCTCTGTCGCGACACTCGGTGTTCTGGGAAGTTACGGGCAGGCGGCGCGTTCGGTCGCCGTGAGcttcggggtgggggtggggagctcagTCGGGTACGGTCTCTGGCCAAATTAGAACCCACTTCAATCGTCGTCTGTCTACACCCGTTGCTGGGAGGTGTGTCTGCACGTTGCATTGGTAAAACAGCTGTCGCTCATCTagttaaaaatctgtttttaactttttgaagCGAATCTTGAGTGTATAGGGTAAATTCGGAAGCGTCTAAGAACGGCCCATCTGTTCGCTTGTGCAGGTTTGGTTCATCAACCTTTGGCCTTTGGTCATCATATACAGTAACACGGAGGATAATTACTTAGCGTGGGTTGTAATGAAAAGATCCTTCAACTTTGTATTATTACTTCAGTCTGTTCTTGCGGTGACAAAAGGAGGTATTTGTCCACCTTACCTGCTAACATCACGTCCCAGGCAGGAGACCCCAGAGCACGAGTGTGGCACACCTTTTGTTGTCATGTTAGCAAAGCTCGTGCAATTATTACATCTTCAATTGTTAGGTCTTCAGAGGCCCCTGTCCTGCTCCGCCTTCATCAGTTACACAGCATGGGCTGAGGTGGCCACACCCCGGCAGGGGGCTCAACTTGAGGAATAGCTTTAAAGCCCTTCCGGAGCTTGAACGCTGGATGCCTTGAAGCGGCCCTCAACCTGGCTGAAGCCCTACCCAGCACAGTTGGCCGAGTATGCCGCAGGTTATCTGGTTGGGTAATCTGAGATTAAGCTTTCCCAGTGTTGACCTGTACAGATGTATGTTATAACTAGCTCTCGGTGAGCGTTTCTTATAGGGCTCGAGCCCCTTCACTGGCCCGGTAGCTACCCATCCAGTTGTAGTGTGTTTGCCGCGTGAAGTGATAACGACTGCTGGCGGCAGCTCTGACTTAGTCTTGCCCCGTGGGCACATCAGACTAACTTTGGAGCTCTTCattcctggcttttgctttgtatCGCATCTTCTCCACCACGGGccatcttcccctcttcccagcctTTGTGAGTTGCTGTGATACTGGATCAGTGTTTGACTGACCTTATACCACAGTGTGCTCTGCAGGCTTGTCCTTCTTACCCGTCCAAAGGTCAGGACAGCGACCCTGATCCGTCTCACCAGCCTGACACTTTTCCTAAGTTTCAGGAATGTTCTAATATTTTGAACCTGAGTGTAAATGAGCATGTTTTCATACAACTTTATAATGTGATCTTGACTTTGAATAGAACATTCCAGAGTAGAGGGCTGTATTGCTTCTGACTTGCTGTAGTAGGATTTGAAGTTctacaattttctcttttttaaaatttacttttatttcatttgcattgaTATTTTACTTGCACGTATgagggtgtgagggtgtcagatctggcagttagagacagttgtgagctgtcatgtgggtgctgggaattgaatataggtcctctggaagagcagttagtgctcttaacctctgacccatctctccagccctgaagttcTATAGTTTTCAGTGACAGTATTTTGTCATCGGATTCCAACAGCCACCCCATTATCCCTCTATACCAGTATGCGTTCTGTTGGattctttttgtaaaataaatgccTTTTCTTAGGAGGTAGGTGGCTCATGAGATTTTAAGATGCCTTGAGAAATGAACATTGACACTTTTCCCctttggtgtgtgcacacatacttgCTATGAACACATGCAAAGATGAGGACAATTTTCCTGGTGTGTCTGCTCTCTTTCTGCTGTGTGCCCtgggaactcaggttgtcagagttGGCAGCAGGTACCCACACCTGCTGAGCTTACCAGCCTGCCCCCCCCTTTTCTCTAAGAAGGTTAAGGTTCAGGTAAATTGGTTActaatttattgatttaaaaagatGTTAGAATGGTTCTTTGAAGACAAAGTTCAGCGGGCGAATCAGCTTTCAGGCTTCGGGGACAGACATTTTCTTGCTGTCTCTGTCCCGTGTGGCGCAGGGCAGGTCAGCTCCGCTGGGCTGGAGTTGTAAAGTTGCAGTGCTCTCGTGCATCTCCTGCTTGGCACAGGAGGGCTGTTCTTCAGGGCAGCTGCCAAGGGGCCCTTTTGTCAGTGCCAGTTTCTACAGCTTGGCTCCAAATGAACTTTCAAGAAGTCACAACTCCAAGTGGGAGCTGGGAACgccctcagtttttgttttgctttgtttttttgatttttcgagacggtttctccgtagcttttggttcctatcctggaactagctcttgtagaccaggctggcctcgaactcacagagatctgcctgcctcttcctccagagtgttgggattaaaggcatcggccaccactgcccagcttgtttcCATGTGTTTTAAAGTatgaatttgtattttataaaaactGTGCTGTCTTTGTCTTTCAGTATGAAAATCCATGGACAATCCCAAATATGTTGTCAATGACGAGAATCGGCTTGGCCCCAGTGTTGGGCTATCTCATTCTTGAAGAAGATTTTAATATTGCACTAGGTGTTTTTGCTGTAGCTGGGCTAACAGATTTGGTAAGTTATGAATATGTTTGCTTTTTGCTCCCTTCCAAATCCCACACTATCCATAATTCCCCTGGAGTGCTAGATGGACAACCTCAGCATGAGTGTGACCTAGCACTTTGTGTAAGGACTTATCTTCAGCATCCATGTGGAACTGCTTTTCTGAGATCTAGAAAAGATGATAAAGATCTAAGAGATCTTCAAGTGTAAAGGTCGTGGAGAGCTGTAGGAGAGGATATCTCTACCCTTGGTttttaacttctttaaaaaaaaataaaccccatGTAGAAATGTTCAAGATGCAAGTACTTACTGTAGCGGTAGAATAAAGAGAAGTTCTGGCACTCTGTGTCTACTGTGAAGGAAGTAGTCTGATCTGCAGGGAAAGTGGAGGAGGATGTGGCCTGGGAGCTGGTGCAGGCCGTGTTCTGCTTGGAACTGTCATTCATCAACACACCTACGGCTGCTGTGCAGTGAAGGCCTTGGTTCGAGATGGGAATTGGGCATCCTTTTTCCTACTTCCTCAGCACCTGGACAAGGAGAGGCGTTCTTTGGTATCACTGTCGGTTTGGGGAGTGTGATATCAGATTAGAATTGGGAATACAATGCCACGATAGAAGGCTCTGTTGCTTCTGCTGACCAGCACTGCCATCGTAGATAACTGTATTTATTACCTACCTTTTTACAGAGGGTTTAAAATGGCTTACAAAGTTTTATGCCCACAAACACAGTTGAGAGAAGTGTAGGATAGAGGGAAAAACTTGAGGTCAGGGCAGTATGAGCATGTGGAAATAGAACCAATATTTTCTCAGACAGGAAAACTGGGAGATCTGTTTGCACCTGGATAGGAGATAAATTATGTTTTCAAACCTATTTGTTTTTGAACAGTTTTgttcaacatttatttaatgagaGTAGAAAACTGATTTCTCAAAAGTAAAGGTTGTATGGaagtttaaaaatgtttgttctgggcggtggtggcgcatgcctttcatcataacacttaggaggcagagacaggcagatctctgagtttgaggccagcctggaacagaatgagttccaggacaggctccaaagctacagagaaactctgtcacataagatcaaaaataaaataaaaaaaaagttttgttttctgtctgtggtTCATAGAGACACCTAGTAACAGTAGTGTTAGTAATGAATGAAGTTAACAGAAGGCTTTGAAGAAGATGGACAGATGTGAGCATTTGCGTTGTCTTAGTGTTTCTGAATATGCAGCAGGTACAGCCTTTCACACGAGTCTTGCCTTCTCCTTTGTCAGCATCTGTTCGCATTctcatttctcctccttccttgggCCTGTTTGTCCCTCTCCTGAAGCTCTCTCCACTCACATTATTGGTGTGGTCTGAAAATCTGTCCTAGAACATTAGactgataataaaatattttagatagtaaagttggtttttttcccccagataTTAAATTTACCTTTTATATTTGTTAATTTGTGAGGGCTTTGTGGAGTAGGGGTTCAGCTGCCACATGAAATGGCCTTATTAAATGAGAGAGGCACCCCATTAACAAGCATGGCATGATGTGTATGGAAACCAGAATTAACTGGTACCATATTGTGCACTTTCCCATGGAGATTTGGATGCCTCCGCAACTGCTGGTTTTAAGCAGGGGAATGGCAGGATCTGATTGTGTGGGAAGTAGGCTCTCGGCCAGCAAGAATTGGGAGCCAAAGAGCTGGTGAGGAAGTAGATTAGACTGAGTTGGAGTTTGGAGTTAGAAGTGGATGGGCTTGTATAATGTTCTGAATAAAGTATTGATATGTTGATATACTGGGCAGATTGACTGGAAATAAAACAGGATCGCCAAGCattccacccccacccacacCTATCTTCAAAATCAGGTTCTTGGTGGTAACACTGGGGGATGGGGAACCCTTGAGACAGGACAGGGTTTTGGGGAAACCACCAAGCTCCTGATAGCTATTGCTTAAGTTGAATGTGGTAGTGTAGATCAGAAGATGGCAGATTGGGAGCTGCCTGATCAGAGGAAATATCTAAGTGTGGTAAATTAGTCAGTGAGAGGGAGAAGTGGCCATAAGTACAGGAACAGAAGCCCGGCAGGGACGTTAGGGATGGTGAGAAAGGAAGATAAGACAGTGCCAGTATGTCCCAGAGAGTAAGCCACAAAAGTGCTGCTAGTGTGAGGTCACATGGTCTGAACATGCAGAGCACAATGGTCATCTGCATGAGAACTTTCTAGAGGTGTGAGGATGATTGGCTCAAGTTGGTAAGCAAATGAGGGATGGTGGTGGCTGGCACTGCTTTTAGGGTAGTTTTGTTTTGTAGGGGAAGGAGGGCCAAAGGAAGGTTGTTTTAAAGACGGGTGTGCTGAGGAAGATTTTGGATTAGCTGAGTAATAAAATGAGGAATGGAATTCCATTAGGGAAGACAGAAGATGAGTGCAGCTGGCTGTGTATTAGGTGCAATGCAGGGAATACTGCTGGTTGtctttttactgttttcttcTAGGAAAGTAGAGACATGGCCGTGGGCTAGAATGAGAGTGTTTAATAGGCATGAAGTAGGTCGGGGTAAAAGCATAATACAATACTGTTAGTAGATAACAGCTAGGCGTTGAGTGCACACAGAAGGCTATGGTCATGAATTTGTGACATCAGTCAGCCCACTTATGTATTTTTTGGAGCACTGTTTAACCACTGCATGCTGGCCTGACGTGCATGGTGCTGGTGTTGTAGGAGGAATGAAGTGCAGCGAGAGCAGTGTGCTTGTTTGCACAGGAGTGATGTGAGTTAGAGCAATAGTGCAGACGGGAGTAATGCCAAAAAGTGGGAAGTGAAGAACAGAAACTAACAAAAGCTGGGTCTTCAAGGCCTTAATTCCCTATTACTGGCAGTTTGTTAATCAACCTTACCTCCAGTCCACTTAAAATGGCAGCACCAGAGGCAGGCTGATGACTGCaagttctggaacagccaggtCTAAATAGTAGGCTCCAGGCTGCAGAGCAAGAGAATCTGCCTGTGAGCGAGTGAATGAATATTACAGGGTGAGGGGAGGCAAAgggcagggaagaagaagaaagctgatTGTTCTAATAGTGATTGGAGTCGTTAGTAACTGCTCTTTTGAGGTCTTGCTAAGAGACTGAACGAGTATTAATCATATCACGTGCTGAAGGCAGCCAAGGCTTTGAGATAGGTGAGTGTTACCTGTTTTAAGCAGGAAGAAAAGCCAAGTCAGAGGCCTTGTTCAAGGTCACGCAAGAAGGGAGTGCAGTGCAGGACTTGCTGCAGGCTGTTCTGCGGTggtgtctgtgtgggtgctggggggttttgttttgttgtgctaGGGATCATCTGGCCTTCTGTGTGTCAGGTGAGAGCTGTGCCCTGAGACACATCCTCAGGCCTAAACCAGTGACTTAACCACTCCTGGGACTTTCTCCTTAACTTATTGGAATATTTGGCAATACATGCTTAATTTTACATAAGTTAGTTTTACATTGTTTGCTTAGAAATAAGAATAGATTTCAAACATTTGTTGAagtataaagttaaataaaactaGTACTATACATTGGAGCTTAGGATAAACGAGGCAGACAAATCTGCCTTGTGTCATATGACTGGGCAGCACCTGGTTTTGATCCTTTTTTTGGCCCCCGACCAAGTCTGGCCCCTCTCGAATTAGGCTAGAGATTCAGTTTTTATGGTAAAAGAAAGCTTGGCAACCTAGTGTGATCTAggttaaaatattgtttctaatCAAAATAAGTAATAAAGAAGTAATTTGCTAGGTGTGGTGATGTATTTCGATGTatttctttaattctagcattcaggaggcagaagcaggcagacctctgagttccagggcagccagggctacatagtgaaaccctataATTTAAGTATTACCATTTTAACTAGTAGGTACAGAGGATTACAGTTTTCTTTCATAGAATATTGAGTTATTGAATTAATAGTGGTACTAaacaatatatgtatgtgtgtggcacatttatttctttgcgtgtgtgtgtgtgagagagagagagagacagagacagagagacagagagggaggaagggagggaggaagggagggagggagggagggaagaagggagacaggTCATCAACCCAGGGCCTCATAGAAGCTAGGCAAGCGCTCACTGAAATACACCCCAGCTCTctaatgaaatacattttaatattgtatttataagataagaggcagagagatggctcaactgtagagtgcttcctgctcttccaaaggtcccgagtttgAATCTCGGTACCCACACAGACAGCTCCCAGTTGCTCAGTTCTGGAAGATTGAACagtttcctctggcctctgtgaacacacacgtacacacacaaacacaaaacttaCAGTCACACATATACGTAAGTTTTAAAACAGGACCCACAAGAGTCAGCCAGTACAGGAAAACAGATAGAGATGTGAAAGCTGCATGTCTCACAGTTTAAAAGTAGTCCTTACAGGCAACAACAGCCGTTTTGGCTCTTAGTCCCAGCTCTGTCGGTCACACTTTCCGTGAGTTGTGTGGGTTTTATCTCTGCATTTATGTTTGCGCTCATTTCACATGGGCATGTTGTAGAATTAGTAAGAAGTCAGTAGGACCccttggagaagaaaaaaacagtacTATAAATGTGAAATTTGTTTAGATAATTGCTGTTTCAAAAGCTAAAAGACTAAGAATGTTTGGGGATAAGAAACGAGATTTTACTGGCATTTTCTGAAAGCATAGTTGTCTCTGGTATCTCTTAAGCTACAAATTACGTACTCTGTTCCTATGatgatgtttatttaaaaaacacttcTATTTTCAGTTGGATGGATTTATTGCTCGAAACTGGGCCAATCAAAAATCAGCTTTGGGAAGTGCTCTTGATCCACTTGCTGATAAAATTCTTATCAGCATCTTATATGTTAGCTTGACCTATGCAGATCTTATTCCAGGTAAGAACACTTGTGTGTACTTTAAATAACAGGGAAGAACAATGGTAGTGAGCTTAGGCCTTCTCTTGAGAAAtagtttttcttcaaaaatgtttTCAGCTTTAAACTGTTTCCTCAATTTAAGCTGTTTTGCTTGCCACACTGTTTATTGTAGAATTGTATTCTTGTTACACTAgaagaaacagtttctttataactttatttaaaattaattgagATAATCGTCCACAGTGCAGATTCTTAATACTCTGGAGTTTTTTGGTGATACTTTATGTGTTTCTAACACACAGATATTTGGAAATAACTTAAAATCCTCATAAGtcgctgattttttttaaatttttattaaaattatatatatatagtgtgtgtgtgtgtgtgtgtgtattttgcctccatgtatgtctgtgcccacggaaggcagaagagggtatCATATCCACTGGGACTAAAGATAgagacagttgtaagctaccatgtgggtcctggaatctaactcaggtctctagaagagcagctggtgctcttaactgctgagctatctctccagctcccagggttATCTTTGTTAAGTACAGTTTATTCATAATGG
The Microtus pennsylvanicus isolate mMicPen1 chromosome 2, mMicPen1.hap1, whole genome shotgun sequence DNA segment above includes these coding regions:
- the LOC142844365 gene encoding uncharacterized protein LOC142844365 produces the protein MTTKGVPHSCSGVSCLGRDVSRTPSVATERRARHLLGRLSYVPGWRRSPGPKGRPGPVRWRLLRPPAPGSPPSQHRSSGSAGRRRAASRRRRPDAGASARPGSPGSRPRAAAGPCGSRPCRAAPPAAERPREGAPTRRAPRAKPAWPCGCRAIGIENSAVPGAGRLLLRGNPAMPKPQGCLHTNFHTPARPAYYRWPGTVKEGRFHDTFTTPSSSISQRPPAAAAMLDLNPGPPRQGQYQWKGTEFLSNGNQRFCSLSTILLQSSLKAYNHLKVVLKA
- the Crls1 gene encoding cardiolipin synthase (CMP-forming), whose translation is MLAWRVARGAWGPLRVAVRPPGARLGRGGSRRALLPPAACCLGCLAERWRLRPAAFALRLPGAGPRNHCSGAGKAATPGPAAGGGATAQAPGAPWGPASAASPYENPWTIPNMLSMTRIGLAPVLGYLILEEDFNIALGVFAVAGLTDLLDGFIARNWANQKSALGSALDPLADKILISILYVSLTYADLIPVPLTYMIISRDVMLIAAVFYVRYRTLPTPRTLAKYFNPCYATARLKPTFISKVNTAVQLILVAASLAAPVFNYADSIYLQILWCCTAFTTAASAYSYYHYGRKTVQVIKGK